The segment GGCGCCGTACAAGGTCGCCAGCCGTGAAGTGAAGCCGGAACCGACGCAGGTCGTCGTTCGCGACTTGAAAGTGGGCGCCGGTTCTTTGGGAGTGATCGCCGGACCTTGTTCGGTCGAAAGCGAAGAGCAACTGATCACGACCGCCCGAGCGGTGAAGAAAGCTGGCGCCACGGCGCTTCGCGGCGGCGCGTTCAAGCCGCGCACCAGCCCCTACGCGTTCCAGGGGATGAAGGAGGAAGGGCTGAAACTGCTGGCCGCCGCTCGCGAAGAAACCGGCCTGGCGATCGTGACCGAAGTGATGTCGCCGGAAGATGTCGAACTGGTCGCCAAGTACGCCGACGTGCTGCAAATCGGGGCTCGCAACATGCAGAACTACCGCTTGCTGGAAGCGTGCGGACGCGTTGATCGAGCGGTGCTGCTGAAACGTGGACCGGCCGCGACGATCGACGAATTGCTGCTCGCCGCCGAATACGTTCTGAACGAAGGAAACCAGAACGTGATGCTGTGCGAGCGAGGGATTCGCACCTTCGAGTCGCATACCCGCTTCACCTTGCCGCTGGCGACCGTGCCGTACTTGCACCAGAAAACCCACTTGCCGGTCGTGATCGATCCGAGTCACGGCACCGGGCACGCTTACCTGGTTGAAGATATGTGTGCGGCGAGCGTCGCCGTGGGCGCCGACGGCTTGATCATCGAGGTCCACCCGAAGCCGGAAGAAGCGATGAGCGACGGCTACCAATCGCTCAACCTGGAGCAATTCGCCCACACGATGGCCAAGTGCCGCAAAGTGGCCGATGCGCTGGGGATTGAGATGTAAGACCCAATCACTAGTTAAGCGTCACACGAAAACTTTTGGTTCGTTGGTGCCATGCTCTTGCGGCGTCTTCGCCGGATGAGCATGTCTTTGTCCTGTTCGATACGCATTGAAGACATGCTTATCCCGCGAAGACGCGGCAAAAGCATGGCACCAGAAAGTTGTCATGTAACAAATCGCTGCGTACGTTGGAGAGAACTACAGCGTGCGCAGCTTAGCGAGCAGTTGAGCGAGTTCGACCTGTTTGGCCTGCGGCAAGCGGACCAACAGGTTCTTGCTCGGCGCGTCGTAGATCATCGCGAACTGGGGATCGTCGGGAAGCGCGAGATCTTTCTTCAAGCGATTGATGAGCGCTGCGGCTTGGGTTGGACCATCGGCCAAGTCGCTGATCGGATAGAACTCGACGTCGCCATGTTGGGCGATGTCCGACTTCATGGCGATCTGCATGGTGCGATCGTCGATGATGCGGAAGTCCATGTCGAGCGGACTGAGCAGCGTGTGAAGCGCATCACGCAGCGGAACGTCGATGGCGAGCATCGTCGCTTTCGTGTCGGGGTTCCAACCTTCGCGAAGGAGCGATTCCCAGTCGATCAAGATGATCGCGCCGGTCGAGCCTTCGAGTTGTTCGACAATCTCCAGCAGTTCGGCGGGCTCGGCGAAGCTGAGCTGCACCTTCTTGTCGAGCAGCGCCGCCGCTTGTTCGCTGCGCGGTTCTAGCTTGAACAGCTTTTCTTCGTAACGGCTGCGCGGAGCCAGACTGCGAGCGACACGCAGCTTTTCGACTAGTACGAGCGACTGGAAGACGGCCTCGGAATCGGCGGCGAGCTGCAGTTCTTTCTTCCCGGTCCGGCAGGTGTTGGTTCCGCCGGCGCCTTGCCACGAGGTCGGTTCGACGAGGTGGGTCACCGTGTAGGCCAGTTCGGCGACCGCTGGGTCGTCGCTCGCCAGGTCGTCGACCTGGAAGCGAACGGTCGGCGGCTTCATCCCGGCTTGTTGCAACGGGACGATGCGGACCTGATCGCCACGGACGTCGACCGACATGCGGAGCGGTTCGACGGCGCCGCGGAGCAGTCGTTCGGTGTTGGTCCCTTTTTGGTTGACGTTGATCTTCTTGTCGCCAGCGATGTCGGCCGACTGCAGCGCGAGCGGATCGACCGAGATCGGAATCGTGCTCCAGCGGGTCAAGTTGCGCAAGTGATCCATCAACGAGATGTCACGGAACCGGGCGTTGATGTACGGATCATTCAAGCGAGCGCTGACGTCAACGGCGCGCGGGGCCGGCTTCTGGACGACCGCTTCTAGCGCCGGCATCGTCGCCGGATCGGGAAGCGGCGCTTCCGGTTCGGCCGATTCGGCGAGCGATTGCGAAGCCGGGGCTTCAAACATCGATTCGTCGAACAGCGGGAACG is part of the Blastopirellula sediminis genome and harbors:
- the aroF gene encoding 3-deoxy-7-phosphoheptulonate synthase; protein product: MRRGAEKAEIEHMAKRVESLGLKAHVIVGAERTVIAAIGDKREEMKESLESGPGVAAVMPILAPYKVASREVKPEPTQVVVRDLKVGAGSLGVIAGPCSVESEEQLITTARAVKKAGATALRGGAFKPRTSPYAFQGMKEEGLKLLAAAREETGLAIVTEVMSPEDVELVAKYADVLQIGARNMQNYRLLEACGRVDRAVLLKRGPAATIDELLLAAEYVLNEGNQNVMLCERGIRTFESHTRFTLPLATVPYLHQKTHLPVVIDPSHGTGHAYLVEDMCAASVAVGADGLIIEVHPKPEEAMSDGYQSLNLEQFAHTMAKCRKVADALGIEM